The following proteins come from a genomic window of Rutidosis leptorrhynchoides isolate AG116_Rl617_1_P2 chromosome 10, CSIRO_AGI_Rlap_v1, whole genome shotgun sequence:
- the LOC139871364 gene encoding uncharacterized protein → MTVNVNGDDQELEALETLSLTDFPLTEAQDHLQRNPSSSTNEDLFEFFKGEPSGFLEQDKMIMSHAEDMISEGKLVPINDQTQTRKTKKVHQRRSESMRELKSTNNKGTVSQLVRNCHSLDYKKLSRKSKMNYDSTAEIHRNSLSNKSSSSRWTDLKLGPLRVPQEMDLKDIRNRQIVLNTTSKSLFPKGECNDRFSVTRVGGHQRKTSWGVLGILSCKSSVSVAVTMPIS, encoded by the coding sequence ATGACTGTCAACGTTAACGGTGACGATCAAGAACTAGAAGCACTCGAGACACTTTCACTCACGGATTTCCCCTTAACAGAAGCTCAAGATCATCTACAACGAAATCCATCATCGTCTACTAATGAAGATTTATTCGAGTTCTTTAAAGGCGAACCGAGTGGATTTTTAGAACAAGACAAGATGATCATGTCACATGCAGAAGACATGATTTCCGAAGGGAAATTAGTTCCTATTAATGATCAAACTCAAACTCGTAAAACAAAAAAGGTTCATCAAAGGCGGTCTGAGTCAATGCGCGAGTTAAAGAGCACAAACAACAAGGGAACAGTGAGTCAGCTCGTTAGAAACTGCCACTCTTTGGATTACAAGAAGTTAAGTAGGAAATCAAAGATGAACTATGACTCAACGGCTGAGATTCATCGTAATAGTTTAAGTAATAAATCTTCTTCGTCAAGATGGACTGATCTTAAGCTTGGGCCGTTAAGGGTCCCACAAGAGATGGATCTTAAGGATATAAGGAACCGGCAGATTGTCCTAAATACGACATCGAAATCTTTGTTTCCTAAAGGCGAGTGTAACGATCGTTTTTCGGTTACTCGAGTTGGTGGTCATCAACGGAAAACGTCATGGGGAGTGCTTGGAATTCTTAGTTGTAAAAGTTCCGTTAGCGTTGCCGTCACGATGCCGATAAGTTGA